TGCCCCTAATTCCATATTGATATACTTTTTGTGAGATTGAATATAATGAGAAAATAGCTATTTAGGTAGGCAAGCACAAAAAAAGGAATGTCAATTGACACTCCTTTTTTAAGATTTTAAATCTAAACGCTCTTATTTTTTGATATCAACAAGTTCTATGTCGAATACAAGCGGAGTAAATGGAGCTATTCTTCCTCCAGCACCTCTGTCACCATATGCTACTGCACTTGGTATTACTACAGTTGCTTTTTCACCTTTCTTCATTTTCATAAGAACGATGTCCCATCCTCTAATAACGGCACCTGTACCTACAGCAAATTCAAATGGAGAATCTCCAGGTCTTGTTTGGTCAAAAATATTGCCGTCAAAAAGTCTTCCTTCATAGTTAACAACAACTGTATTTCCTCTTTCTGGCATTGAACCCGATCCTGGATTTAATACTTTATAGTAAACCCCTTGCTCTAGTGTATCAGCACCTGCAAGATTTTTAGCTACGTACTCTTTGATGTTTGCAACCTCTGCTTCTCTCTTTTTCTCTAATGAAGCGGTGAATTGCTCAGGATTCATAACATCTCTTACTTTAACAATAAACCTCAAGTCCGACCCAGCAGTAATTCCTGGAGGAAGTGGTTGTTGCATTTTACTGAAAATAGAGTCTACGTTTACAAATACGATAGCACTGTCTCCTTTACTTAAGTGAAAGATTGCGTTTTCAAAAGTACCCTTACCCATACCTTTCATGGCATTTAATTGTAAAGGCTCGCCGTCTTTGAATGTGTCGCGGTAAGTAGTGTCATTTTGATCGCGAAGCAAAAGGTCAAAAGTGACCATGTCACCTTCTTTAGCAGTTTCTCCGTCTTCATCTACTAGGTATTGAATTCTATCTCCATCGTCTGTAGTGGTTACTTTAAAATCGCTACATGCCCAAAATAAGCCCGAGCAAAGGCACATAAATAATGCAATTTTCTTCATTTGTTGGTTCATTTAAGCTGGCTGTGCCAGTAGTTGTTCTTTGTATATGGGTAAAAGATTTAAAAACTTTTTTTCAACTGCATCAAGAGTTTCAAAACTCCGTCCTCCTGCAGCATTTTTGTGTCCACCTCCGTTGAAGTTTTCACGAGCAAACTCACTCACAGAGAAGTCATCGACAGAACGAAACGACATTTTTACCATGTCTTCCATTTCTACAAATATTGCCGAAAATATAACTCCCTCTATTCCTAAGCCATAATTGACAATGCCTTCTGTATCTCCTTTTTGTGAGTTAAATTGTTTTAAGTCGGCTTGGCTAAACTTAAAATAGGCCAGTCTATATTCTGGTAAATAGTGCAGTCGCTCATTTAGGGCAAAGCCTAAAAACTTTAGCCTGTCTACAGATTGGTTATCGAAAAGAGTTCTGTGAATTTTGCTAGGTCTTATTCCTTTTTCGATAAGTTTACCTGCGATTCTATGAATATCGGCAGTGGTGGCATCAAACTTAAATGAGCCAGTATCGGTGAGTATTCCTGTATAAAGGCAAATTGCTGCGTCTTTATCTATTTTATCTTCCCAGCCTAGTTCCTCACACATTAAGTAGAGAAGCTCACAGGTTGCAGCTGCTTTTTCGTTCCAAAAAACGTAATCAGCGAAGTCTTCAGGTTCTTGATGGTGGTCCACAAGTACTTTCACCGCTCTGGATACTCGTATGTGTACTTCCATTTCTTTGATTCTGTTCAAAGCCGAGAAGTCTAGGCAAAATATTGCATCCGCTTTTTGAATCAACTTGATAGCCTTTGGCTGATCTTTTCCTTCAAAATTTATAACTCCCTCTACACCTGGTAGCCAGCCAATGTAAGCCGCGTGATCTGTTGGGCTAATTACCACGGCATTATGCCCAAGGTTAGTGAGAACAGATTGTAGACCAAATGACGAGCCATAGGCATCTCCATCTGGGTTTTGGTGTGAAGTGATAACGATATCCTTTGGTGTGCTGAAGAATTCCAAAAAGGAGCTTTTCTGCGAAGGATTTTGAGTAAAAAATTTTGTCATAAACCTAAAATGGGCGGCAATTTACGAAGCTTATTTGATCTAAATGTTGGAATAAGACTTATTTTC
This portion of the Spirosomataceae bacterium TFI 002 genome encodes:
- a CDS encoding FKBP-type peptidyl-prolyl cis-trans isomerase, encoding MKKIALFMCLCSGLFWACSDFKVTTTDDGDRIQYLVDEDGETAKEGDMVTFDLLLRDQNDTTYRDTFKDGEPLQLNAMKGMGKGTFENAIFHLSKGDSAIVFVNVDSIFSKMQQPLPPGITAGSDLRFIVKVRDVMNPEQFTASLEKKREAEVANIKEYVAKNLAGADTLEQGVYYKVLNPGSGSMPERGNTVVVNYEGRLFDGNIFDQTRPGDSPFEFAVGTGAVIRGWDIVLMKMKKGEKATVVIPSAVAYGDRGAGGRIAPFTPLVFDIELVDIKK
- a CDS encoding phosphoesterase RecJ domain-containing protein, translated to MEFFSTPKDIVITSHQNPDGDAYGSSFGLQSVLTNLGHNAVVISPTDHAAYIGWLPGVEGVINFEGKDQPKAIKLIQKADAIFCLDFSALNRIKEMEVHIRVSRAVKVLVDHHQEPEDFADYVFWNEKAAATCELLYLMCEELGWEDKIDKDAAICLYTGILTDTGSFKFDATTADIHRIAGKLIEKGIRPSKIHRTLFDNQSVDRLKFLGFALNERLHYLPEYRLAYFKFSQADLKQFNSQKGDTEGIVNYGLGIEGVIFSAIFVEMEDMVKMSFRSVDDFSVSEFARENFNGGGHKNAAGGRSFETLDAVEKKFLNLLPIYKEQLLAQPA